Proteins from one Bacteroides zhangwenhongii genomic window:
- a CDS encoding RagB/SusD family nutrient uptake outer membrane protein produces MKKVNYIGLLLIVMLFSACDLDQYPYSEVAADEYVKDASSVNNLVLGCYNSLHDVMYYEWAVTELRSDNGRMYAAGSSSNTTRLVEQLDQGTIVPENEWVETYWNACYATIARVNNVISYLDVVTDETLRNQYEGEVLFLRSLEYFNLVRLWGPVFIVTSKVPSEVARDMQRSTVDEVYALIEEDLENIVNNELLPGKMADSDLGRADLNAAKALLAKVYATHYRVGDEKYARAAQLCKEVLESESVGNPQSGSNLVAYDKIFDISNEMNKEIIFAVRYLSGNVGLGSPFGNMFAPVNNGANVIIGTSSGYNTPTDNIIAAYELRGEGADKRLDVNVAQKYFNTTTQTWVTEGNCRYCKKYVNPVSTQYDGESDWPVIRVADIALLYAELTNEISGPSADNLKYLNMVCERAGVSTYTLADLPSLYDFREAVRNERRLELAFENQRWFDLLRWGIATQTVNNYLNSELLYTEYSYTVNDIEDWQTFLPIPVSVIDINPEIAQNTGY; encoded by the coding sequence ATGAAAAAAGTAAATTATATAGGATTATTGTTAATCGTTATGCTATTTTCTGCTTGTGATCTGGACCAATATCCTTATTCGGAAGTGGCAGCAGATGAATATGTGAAGGATGCTTCATCAGTGAATAATCTAGTGTTGGGTTGTTATAATTCTCTGCATGATGTGATGTATTACGAGTGGGCTGTGACCGAGTTACGTTCAGATAACGGACGTATGTATGCGGCCGGATCCTCTTCCAATACTACCCGGTTGGTGGAACAGCTTGACCAGGGAACTATTGTACCGGAAAATGAATGGGTAGAAACGTATTGGAATGCCTGCTATGCCACAATTGCTCGGGTAAATAATGTTATCTCTTACCTTGATGTAGTGACAGATGAGACACTACGGAATCAATATGAGGGAGAAGTACTTTTTCTTCGCTCATTGGAATATTTCAATTTAGTTCGTTTGTGGGGACCGGTGTTCATCGTTACTTCTAAGGTTCCTTCTGAAGTGGCTCGTGATATGCAGCGCTCTACAGTAGATGAGGTATATGCACTTATTGAAGAGGATTTGGAAAATATTGTCAATAATGAATTACTTCCCGGCAAGATGGCGGATAGTGACTTGGGACGCGCAGACCTGAATGCAGCGAAAGCATTACTTGCGAAGGTATATGCTACACACTATCGGGTAGGTGATGAGAAGTATGCTCGTGCGGCGCAGTTGTGTAAGGAAGTTCTTGAAAGTGAATCTGTGGGAAATCCGCAATCGGGTAGCAATCTTGTTGCTTATGATAAAATTTTTGATATTAGTAATGAGATGAATAAAGAAATCATCTTTGCGGTTCGTTATCTTTCCGGTAATGTAGGTCTTGGTTCGCCATTCGGCAATATGTTTGCTCCGGTCAATAATGGCGCGAATGTGATTATCGGTACTTCTTCCGGTTATAATACTCCCACTGATAATATTATTGCGGCTTACGAGCTAAGAGGAGAGGGAGCTGATAAACGTCTGGATGTGAATGTCGCTCAGAAATATTTTAATACAACTACTCAAACGTGGGTGACAGAAGGTAATTGTCGTTATTGTAAGAAATATGTTAACCCTGTGTCTACGCAATATGATGGTGAGAGTGATTGGCCTGTGATTCGTGTTGCCGACATTGCTTTGCTTTATGCAGAACTGACTAATGAGATCTCAGGACCCTCGGCTGATAATCTGAAATATCTGAACATGGTTTGTGAACGTGCTGGTGTTTCTACCTATACATTAGCTGATTTGCCAAGCCTTTACGATTTTAGAGAGGCTGTACGTAATGAACGTAGGCTGGAGTTAGCTTTTGAAAATCAGCGCTGGTTTGATCTTCTTCGTTGGGGCATTGCTACTCAGACGGTAAATAATTATTTGAACAGCGAGCTTCTTTATACGGAATATTCTTATACGGTGAATGATATAGAAGATTGGCAAACATTTTTGCCTATTCCGGTGAGTGTGATTGACATTAATCCTGAGATAGCGCAGAATACGGGTTATTAA